The following are encoded in a window of uncultured Ilyobacter sp. genomic DNA:
- a CDS encoding LptA/OstA family protein gives MLKKGIYILAGVLVIVLGYLNYFKEEKPIEVKTDNKVETSNVTYESQGYRIEAGTQVDDIESKETSFKMAKAFFEDMSLKGDNVFIDSLKNLVLNGNIEGVSVNGWKFNAENAKYDSDLTTIHSDTGVTAYNDEKKIKVSGKKFETDIRMNYVNLDGNVLMESEKISVNADKVRYVDATKVADIMGDIKVRGENLSKDNPGYLLGAFKKAKYNVETKVLEAWDPFVIDYNGIKLYGEKLIYYEKTGDFLVSKNVRAEKDGFTLYMDSIEHKSLQNTVVFHGKIHGGDKIYTLKGNNGYYDTQKKQVELKGDVAVTSKDGKELRADRGIYDTETKVLYAYGEKKDVVYKSLDGGATSREMIYKSETEELFLDKKYTFENNEYISKGEKFYYNNLTGAGKSEKGDIKSKDFYGKGNLVEFNTQKKYYEATGDAYFENTDYSVESSKLTYDQASGKVTVPGKYVAKGKLKNEIFRGLQATYNTQSGDFVSPGRFDGENADYNFQGIDLTYNKITGVGKINSEISVTGKRNNTRITGERGEFKNGEFADIIGNVVVDSKDLTATGNKASYKQKEGKIYIPGDIKMKGKKSNFDGTMRDGVYDTEESIYTGKAFKGKSDDTTANGDTIKYYTEKDSFELIGNVVLKDPETEVVGSQAEYFTKSNEVLAKKPFKVFYDNLVINSTKGKFNMASKALDGENVVITSEVGEKLQGDHVFGSFTDKKVDFVGNVKATTYQIDKKTGKKEPVNFQGNSARVYFIEDDGYKATRSEIKDKGVFKYSGMTLYSDYLELDLQRNLALGRQGSRLVMENGTEVTSDIADVNLNTEVANLINKVVITNFSKESGYTKATADRGIIKNKEKIAELEGRVRAESPTATIEADKGIYNMNTNKFKAIGNVFINYKTK, from the coding sequence ATGCTCAAGAAGGGTATCTACATTTTGGCGGGTGTCCTTGTAATTGTTCTGGGATACTTAAACTACTTTAAAGAAGAAAAGCCAATCGAAGTAAAGACAGATAACAAGGTGGAAACCTCTAATGTTACTTATGAATCACAGGGGTATCGTATAGAGGCCGGGACCCAGGTAGATGATATAGAGAGCAAGGAGACCAGTTTTAAAATGGCAAAGGCTTTTTTTGAAGATATGAGCCTGAAAGGTGACAACGTATTTATAGACAGTCTGAAAAACCTCGTTCTGAATGGGAATATAGAGGGGGTAAGTGTAAACGGCTGGAAATTTAACGCAGAAAATGCCAAATATGACAGTGACCTCACTACAATACATTCTGACACAGGTGTGACGGCATACAATGATGAGAAGAAAATAAAAGTTTCAGGGAAAAAGTTTGAAACTGACATCAGGATGAACTACGTAAACTTGGACGGAAATGTACTGATGGAAAGTGAAAAAATAAGTGTAAATGCTGACAAAGTAAGGTATGTTGATGCTACTAAGGTAGCCGATATAATGGGAGATATCAAGGTAAGAGGAGAAAACCTGAGTAAGGATAACCCCGGATACCTTTTAGGGGCATTTAAAAAGGCTAAATATAATGTAGAAACAAAGGTTTTAGAAGCCTGGGATCCATTTGTTATAGATTACAACGGAATAAAATTATACGGAGAAAAACTCATATATTATGAAAAAACAGGTGATTTTCTTGTATCTAAAAATGTCCGTGCTGAGAAAGATGGGTTTACTCTTTATATGGACAGTATAGAGCACAAATCACTGCAAAATACTGTAGTTTTTCACGGGAAGATCCATGGGGGAGACAAGATTTACACCTTGAAGGGAAATAATGGTTACTACGATACTCAGAAAAAACAGGTGGAATTAAAGGGAGATGTAGCAGTAACTTCTAAAGATGGCAAGGAACTAAGGGCAGACAGAGGGATCTATGATACCGAGACAAAAGTTTTGTATGCATATGGAGAAAAAAAAGATGTTGTTTATAAATCTCTAGATGGAGGAGCCACCTCTAGAGAGATGATATACAAGAGTGAAACTGAAGAGCTCTTCCTTGATAAAAAATATACCTTTGAAAACAATGAGTATATCAGCAAGGGTGAGAAATTCTACTACAACAACCTTACTGGAGCCGGAAAATCTGAAAAAGGCGATATAAAGAGCAAGGATTTTTATGGAAAAGGGAACCTTGTAGAGTTTAATACTCAGAAGAAATATTATGAAGCTACGGGAGATGCTTATTTTGAAAATACAGATTATTCTGTAGAAAGCTCCAAGCTGACCTATGATCAGGCTTCTGGTAAGGTCACTGTTCCCGGTAAATACGTTGCAAAGGGTAAGCTTAAAAATGAAATTTTTAGAGGACTTCAAGCTACGTATAATACCCAGTCAGGAGACTTTGTTTCTCCCGGAAGATTTGATGGAGAAAACGCCGATTATAATTTCCAAGGTATAGATCTCACATATAATAAGATTACCGGAGTAGGAAAGATAAACAGTGAGATATCCGTAACTGGGAAAAGAAATAATACCAGAATAACAGGAGAGAGAGGAGAGTTTAAAAACGGTGAATTTGCAGATATAATAGGAAATGTAGTTGTAGACAGCAAGGACCTCACCGCTACCGGAAACAAGGCCAGCTACAAGCAAAAGGAAGGTAAGATTTATATTCCTGGAGATATAAAGATGAAGGGGAAAAAATCTAACTTTGACGGGACTATGAGAGACGGAGTCTACGATACAGAGGAATCGATTTATACAGGAAAAGCTTTTAAGGGTAAAAGTGATGATACAACTGCTAACGGAGATACAATAAAATATTACACAGAGAAAGATTCATTTGAACTTATTGGAAATGTTGTATTAAAGGATCCTGAAACAGAGGTAGTGGGTTCACAGGCTGAGTATTTTACAAAGTCCAATGAGGTATTAGCTAAAAAACCTTTTAAGGTATTTTATGACAACCTTGTGATCAACTCTACAAAGGGTAAATTTAATATGGCCAGCAAGGCTTTGGACGGAGAAAATGTGGTGATCACTTCAGAAGTTGGAGAAAAACTCCAGGGAGACCATGTATTTGGTTCATTTACAGATAAAAAGGTTGATTTTGTGGGAAATGTAAAAGCTACCACTTATCAAATAGACAAAAAAACCGGGAAAAAGGAACCAGTTAACTTCCAGGGGAACTCAGCTAGGGTGTACTTCATAGAAGATGACGGCTATAAAGCTACCAGAAGTGAGATAAAAGACAAGGGAGTCTTTAAATATAGCGGAATGACCCTTTATTCAGATTATCTAGAACTAGACCTGCAGAGGAACCTGGCCCTAGGAAGGCAGGGAAGTCGTCTGGTCATGGAAAACGGAACTGAGGTGACCTCTGATATAGCAGACGTGAATCTCAACACAGAGGTGGCAAACCTTATAAACAAAGTTGTAATAACTAATTTCAGCAAGGAATCCGGATACACCAAGGCTACTGCAGACAGGGGTATAATAAAAAACAAGGAAAAAATCGCAGAGCTTGAAGGAAGGGTGAGGGCCGAGAGTCCTACTGCCACTATAGAGGCTGATAAAGGTATTTACAACATGAACACTAATAAATTCAAGGCAATAGGAAATGTATTTATAAATTATAAGACAAAATAA
- the mutS gene encoding DNA mismatch repair protein MutS gives MSNETPLMKQYKEIKEENRDSILFFRLGDFYEMFFDDAVIASKELGITLTSRNKEKGQDVPLAGIPYHSSASYIAKLVRKGYKVAVCEQVEDPKTAKGIVKREVVKIITPGTVIDTDYLDDKSNNYLLCVYIKGDRAGIAYVDITTGEFRSTEIEGEDIISKALNEIHKISPKEIIVEEKTYEDFSSKFKNYAEISEMTMQSVPFVKNSELVLKDYFKVISLESYGLKGKREAVAAGAMVLEYVLELQKYNELPINKISYDNSEDHMELNLTTQRNLELIQNQREKSNLGTLLWVLDTCKTSMGTRMLKNFIKNPLLKVETIEKRQEDIGYFIDEVLIREEIREILKNIYDIERLIGKVIMGTENGRDLIALKKSIRGSLEIIKILGNRQLFETDLEKLVGIYNLIERSINEEAPFSVREGGMIKSGYNLELDELHDLSKSGKNYILEIETKERERTGIKNLKVKYNKVFGYFIEVTRANSSLVPEDYIRKQTLTNAERYITPELKDYESKVLNAKEKIEALEYQLFKEISSGVKEENRDFQELAQNLAYLDVVTSLSDVAIKNNYVKPKVFEGFSLNIKGGRHPIVEKLVGAGEFIKNDILLDEKKSIIILTGPNMAGKSTYMKQLALIILMAQTGSYVPADYAEVGIVDKIFTRVGASDDLVSGQSTFMVEMSEVANIVNSATEKSFVILDEVGRGTSTFDGISIASSITEYIHDKIGSKTIFATHYHELTELEGKLKRAANYRIEVKETESDVVFLREIVKGGADKSYGIEVARLAGLPKEILNKAKATLKSLETKRALIEKKMKGEQLSLFGGVIESKENSVEEEKRVLTPEEEKAIGIICDTDLNALTPLDALVKLSELKKMLK, from the coding sequence ATGAGCAATGAAACACCATTGATGAAGCAATATAAAGAGATAAAAGAGGAGAACAGAGATAGTATCCTCTTTTTTAGGCTTGGGGATTTTTATGAGATGTTTTTTGATGATGCTGTCATAGCCTCTAAAGAGCTTGGAATAACTCTCACAAGCAGAAACAAGGAAAAAGGACAGGATGTACCTCTAGCCGGTATACCGTATCATTCGTCGGCATCTTATATCGCCAAACTCGTAAGGAAGGGATACAAGGTAGCAGTATGTGAGCAGGTGGAGGACCCTAAAACTGCCAAGGGGATAGTAAAAAGAGAAGTAGTCAAAATAATAACTCCAGGGACAGTGATAGATACAGACTATCTAGATGACAAAAGCAACAACTATCTACTTTGCGTGTATATAAAAGGAGACAGAGCCGGGATAGCATATGTGGATATAACCACAGGAGAGTTCAGATCCACAGAAATAGAGGGAGAAGACATAATATCTAAGGCTCTCAACGAAATACATAAAATATCCCCTAAGGAGATAATAGTAGAAGAAAAAACTTATGAAGATTTTTCTTCTAAGTTTAAAAATTATGCAGAGATAAGTGAAATGACCATGCAGAGTGTTCCCTTTGTAAAAAACAGCGAATTAGTATTGAAGGATTATTTCAAAGTTATTTCCTTAGAGAGTTACGGACTCAAAGGCAAAAGGGAAGCTGTAGCAGCAGGAGCCATGGTCCTAGAATATGTATTAGAACTTCAAAAGTACAATGAACTTCCTATAAATAAAATATCTTATGATAACAGTGAAGATCATATGGAACTAAACCTGACTACCCAGAGAAATCTTGAACTTATTCAAAATCAGAGAGAGAAGTCTAATCTGGGGACTCTTCTATGGGTTCTAGATACCTGTAAAACTTCTATGGGAACAAGAATGCTTAAAAACTTTATAAAAAATCCCCTTCTGAAGGTAGAAACTATCGAAAAAAGACAGGAGGATATAGGCTACTTCATAGATGAAGTCCTAATCCGTGAAGAGATAAGAGAGATTCTAAAAAATATATACGACATAGAAAGACTCATAGGAAAGGTAATAATGGGAACTGAAAACGGACGTGACCTTATTGCCCTGAAAAAATCCATAAGAGGTTCTCTAGAAATAATAAAAATACTAGGAAATAGACAGTTGTTTGAGACCGACCTGGAAAAACTTGTGGGGATATACAACCTCATAGAACGTTCTATAAATGAAGAGGCTCCATTCTCAGTGAGAGAGGGGGGGATGATAAAAAGTGGATACAATCTAGAGCTAGATGAACTCCACGATCTCTCTAAGAGTGGTAAAAACTATATACTAGAGATAGAAACAAAAGAGAGAGAGAGGACCGGGATAAAAAACCTCAAGGTGAAATACAACAAGGTATTTGGGTATTTTATAGAGGTAACAAGGGCCAATTCTTCTCTTGTGCCTGAGGATTATATAAGGAAACAGACCCTTACAAATGCAGAAAGATATATAACCCCGGAACTTAAAGATTATGAATCTAAGGTTTTAAATGCAAAAGAGAAAATAGAAGCTCTGGAATATCAGCTGTTTAAGGAGATATCCTCAGGGGTAAAAGAGGAAAACCGAGATTTTCAGGAGCTGGCACAAAACCTGGCTTACCTGGATGTGGTGACCTCTCTCTCAGACGTAGCCATAAAAAATAACTATGTGAAACCTAAAGTTTTTGAAGGGTTTTCTCTAAATATAAAAGGCGGAAGACATCCTATAGTGGAAAAACTGGTAGGTGCAGGAGAGTTTATAAAAAATGATATACTACTAGATGAAAAGAAGAGCATAATAATACTAACTGGACCAAATATGGCTGGAAAATCAACCTATATGAAGCAGCTCGCCCTCATAATATTAATGGCTCAAACAGGGTCTTACGTCCCGGCAGATTATGCCGAGGTAGGAATAGTAGATAAGATATTTACAAGGGTAGGAGCAAGTGATGACCTTGTAAGCGGTCAGTCAACCTTTATGGTAGAGATGAGTGAAGTGGCAAACATAGTAAACAGTGCCACAGAAAAATCCTTTGTAATTTTGGACGAGGTTGGTAGAGGAACCTCAACTTTTGACGGGATATCCATAGCCAGCTCAATAACAGAGTATATCCATGACAAGATAGGTTCAAAGACAATATTTGCAACTCACTATCATGAATTGACGGAATTGGAAGGGAAGCTAAAAAGAGCTGCAAACTACAGGATAGAAGTAAAAGAAACAGAGAGTGACGTAGTCTTCCTGAGAGAGATAGTAAAAGGCGGGGCAGATAAGTCTTATGGAATAGAGGTGGCAAGACTAGCAGGTCTTCCTAAAGAGATATTGAATAAAGCAAAGGCTACCCTTAAGTCTCTTGAGACCAAAAGGGCTCTAATTGAGAAAAAGATGAAGGGGGAACAGCTGTCTCTCTTTGGCGGAGTGATAGAATCAAAAGAGAACTCAGTGGAAGAGGAAAAAAGAGTACTGACACCAGAGGAGGAAAAAGCAATCGGTATCATATGTGATACCGATCTAAACGCACTAACTCCCCTTGATGCCTTGGTAAAGCTCAGCGAACTGAAAAAAATGTTGAAATAG